GGCCAGTGCGAAGGCAAACACAATGCTGGTACGGCATAACTGGAACATGGCTACTCCTGTCGGTGGTCGATCAATGATTGGCGGTTCAGGCGCGCAGCAGCAAGGCCACGGCTTCGGCCGCGATGCCTTCTTCACGGCCCAGGTAGCCCAGCTTTTCATTCGTCTTGGCCTTGATGTTGACCTGGCCCACACTCACGCCCAGGTCGTCGGCCACGTTGGCGCACATGGCGGCGATGTGCGGCGCCATTTTCGGGCGCTGGGCGATGATGGTGGCGTCGATATTGCCGATGATATAACCGGTCGCCTGCACGCGGCGCACGGCTTCGCGCAGCAGGGTGCGCGAATCGGCGCCCTTGAATTGCGCATCCGTGTCGGGGAAATGGCGGCCGATGTCGCCCAGCGCGGCCGCGCCGAAGATGGCATCCGTGATCGCGTGCAGCAATACGTCGGCATCGGAATGGCCGAGCAAGCCCAGGTGATGGGGGATGTTCACGCCGCCGATGATCAGGTCGCGGTGTTCCACCAGCGCGTGGCAGTCATAGCCCTGGCCGATGCGAAATGGGAGGTCGGGTGTCGTTGTGTGCATGCGGGTCTCTCTGGAATTCAAGGATTAGCCAAGTACAGCTCGGCCGTGTGTATGTCGCGTGGCAAGGTCACCTTCAGGTTGCGCGGGTGGCCTTCGACCAGTCTGGGCGCCAGGCCCAGCGCTTCGACGGCGCTGGCGTCGTCGGTAATCGCTTGCGGATCGGGTGCTTGCGACAGGGCCCGCTGCAGCAAGGCATAGCTGAACATTTGCGGCGTCTGCGCCAGCCACAGGCCGTCGCGCGGCACCGTCTGCGCCGACAGGCTGTCCGGCCCCGCCCGCTTGACGGTGTCGACCACGGGCAAGGCCAGCAAGCCGCCGGCCGGATGTTCTGCGACTTCGGTAATGAGCTTTGCGATCAGCGCCGGCGTCAGGCCGGGACGCGCCGCATCGTGCACCAGCACCTGGTCGTGGGCAGCGATGCTGCCATGCAGCGCCTGCAGGCCATTCAAGGTCGTTTCCATGCGCGTGGCGCCGCCGCAGCGCAGTACAGTCACGCCGCTGTTGTTCCCTTGCGGCACTGCGCCATCGATCTGGCCATCCTCGGCGCTGACGACGATGTACGTATGCGCGATCAGGGGACTGGCGAGAAAGGCGTCCACGGCGTGGCGCAGCATGGGCTTGCCGGCAATGGGCAGGTATTGCTTGGGGCTGCCCGCTTCCATGCGCGCGCCCACGCCGGCGGCGGGGATCAGCGCAAAGTAACGGACGGTGTTCGGTGCTGCTGTCATGCCATTCCTTGTCTAGTTGGCGGGCGCTGCCTTGCCCGCCAGGATGTTCTGGATCTCGCCTTTGCACGCCTTGCCCAGGCGCGCATATTCTTGTGGAGAATCAATGGCCGCCTGCAAGGTTTCCACCTTGCGCATTTCAGCCTTGATGTACGGCAACCAGCCCGTGTCGATCTCGCGCGCCAGCGCCGCCTTGGCCGTGCCGCTGGGCGCGTACAGGGGGCGCGCCTCGAAGCGTTTGGCCAGCGCTGCGCGCACGGTCTTTTCCACGCGCGGCAAATGTTCCATATAGGTCTTCATGTGCCGCAGTTCGTGCGCGAGTATCTCATCATACGCGCAAGTGCCGGGAGCAAATTCACGGCCGATATAGATCACCACGGGCGCATACGTGAGGGTCACGGTAATCTGCGGCGCCACGCATTCATAGCCGCTGGCCGCATCTTGCAGCATGGGGCCGGCCAGGGCGATGGCCACGCGCGAATCGGTCTTCGTCAAGCCCAGTACCCAGGTATTGGCGCGCGCCATTCCTTTCATTACCGTCAGCGCCTTGTACGGCAGATGCGTATCGATGCTGTAACCGTTCTGCTGCGCCGTCAGCACGGACACCGTCTTGCTGATCGTGTCTTCGCAGCGCACCTGGAACGGCGTGCGCGCCTGCGCCTGTGCACCCAGGGTGGCACAGGCAAGCAGCAGGAAGATTGCCGTGCGCATGCGCAAGATCAAGCCGCTTGCCAGGCGCCGCTGGTGATCTTGTCGAGCCAGAAGATGCCGATGACGGTTTTCACGTCCGTGATCGTGCCATCCTTGACCCAGTCCAGCAGCTGCGGCACGGTGGCCGTAAATGTCTCCAGGAATTCGCCCTCGTCCAGGCGGCGTTCGCCGGCCACGAGGCCGCGCGCCAGAAACAGTTCCAGGTGCTCGTCGGAGTACGCGATGGCGTTATGGATGGTGGAGACGAATTGCCAGTCGCTGGCCGTGTAGCCCGTTTCTTCCAGCAACTCGCGCTGGGCGCACGCCAGGTGCGATTCGCCCGCATCGATCTTGCCGGCCGGGAATTCAATGAAGACACGGTCCAGCGGATAGCGGTACTGGCGTTCCATCAGCACCGTGCCATCGTCGAGCAGCGGCAGGATGACGACGGCGCCCGGGTGCAGGATGAATTCGCGCGCCGTGATCTTGCCGTCCGGCAGAGTCACGCGGTCGCGTTGCACGCGCAGGAAGCCGCCCTGGTAGACGAGCTCGCCGTCCACCTTGGTTTCAGTCAGATTCGTATCCATGGGATTCCTTTATTCAATAAAAAACGGCGCCAGAGGCGCCGCTTTCGGAGGATGGTGCCTAGCGGCGCTTACGCAGATAACGAGTCACGAAACCTGGGAAAGCCAGCACCAGGAACAGGCATCCGGTGATGGCATAGAACTCCCACGTCTGCGGGAAGCCGTTGCCGATGCGCGCTTCGAGCGCGAACGCCACGGCGCCGACGATGAAATACAGAATCACCATCTCCAGCAGGCGCAGCGCCAGCGGCTTGCGCCAGCCCTGCTCCGCCTGCGCCGCCTTTTTCAGGGGCACGGCGGCAAACAGCTTCTCGTTCAGGAAAGGCAGGTTGGCGCCCAGGATACCCAGGGCGATCACCAGCCAGCTCGAAGCGGTGACATCCATCGGTCAGGACGCCAGGGTCTTGGTGATGGCCGAAGCGCAAGCCGCCAGGATGCCTTCAGGCATCACACCGAGGGCCAGCACCAACACGCCGTTCAGTGCCAGCACGACGCGCATGTCGCCATGCACCACCAGTGCGTTGGAGTCCAGAGGCTCGTCGAACCACATCATCTTCACGACGCGCAGGTAGTAGAAGGCGCCGATCAGCGAGAACAGCACGGCGGCGATGGTCAGCCACAGCTGGCCCGTGGCCAGCACGGAAGCGAGCACCGAGTACTTGGCCATGAAGCCCATCAGTGGCGGCACGCCGGCCAGCGAGAACATGAACAGGGTCATCACCAAGGCGAAGATCGGGCTGCGTTTGCCCAGGCCCTTGAAGTCGGCCAATTCTTCTGCTTCAAAACCATTACGTGCCAACAACATGATCACGCCAAAGGTACCCAGGGTAGTGAACACGTAGGTGATGACGTAGTACATCGAAGCGCCATAGGCGGTGGCTGCGCCAGCCGCGTTCAGGGTGTTGTTCGGTGCGTCGACGGTACCGGACAGCAGACCCAGCAGGACGAAGCCCATTTGCGCGATGGTCGAGTACGCCAACATGCGCTTCAGGTTCGTTTGCGCGATGGCGGTGAAGTTACCGATGGCCAGCGACATCACGGCCAGTACCAGCAGCATTTGCTGCCAGTCATGTGCCATCGGCAGCAAGCCCTCGCCCAGCAAGCGCAGGGTGATGGCAAACGCGGCCAGTTTCGGCGCGCCGCCCAGCAGCAGGGTCACGGCCGTTGGCGAACCTTGATACACGTCAGGCACCCACATGTGGAATGGCACGACGCCCAGTTTGAAGGCCAGGCCAGCGACGAGGAACACCAGGCCGAAGACCATGATGGTGCCGTTGGTCTTGCTGTTTTCCAGCGCTACGCGCAGTTCGCCCAGGTCCAGCGTGCCGGAGGCGCCGTACAGCATCGAGATACCGTACAACATGAAACCGGAAGCCAGCGCGCCCAGGATGAAGTATTTCATGGCCGCTTCCGTGGCCTTGGCATTGTCACGGCGCAGAGCGATCAGCGCGTACAGCGACAGCGACATCAGTTCCAGACCCAGGTAGATGATCAGGAAGTTGTTGGCCGAGATCATGATCATCTGGCCCAGCAGTGCAAACAGGGCCAGCACGTAGAACTCGCCGCCCAGGTTACCCGACAGCATGTTGCGGTCGGTAGCGTAGGCACGCGAGTAGATCAGGGTCAGCGCCACGGCGCCGTACGAGAACAGTTTCAGCAGCTGCGACATCGGGTCCGACACGAACATATTATGGAACGTGTAGACGGTGGTGCCCGCGTTGAAGTCGCCCACGGTCAGCAAGGCGCAGCCGGCCAGGGTCAGCAAGGACAGCGCATAGGTGATCGAACGCTTCGCCGCAGGCAAGAACATATCGATCAGCAAGAGCGCCGACGTGGCGATCAGCAGAAAGATTTCCGCGTACAGCGGTACCAGATTAGGTGCATTAGTCATGTTATCGGTCTTCTATTTAAGGCAACTTGCTGGTGGCGACATGCTGCAGCAGGTCAGCAACCGAAGTTTGCATCGTGTCGGTGAACGGGGCTGGGTACAGACCCATCACGAGCACGGCGATGGCCAGCACGGCAAGCATGAAGAATTCACGTTTGTTGATGTCGGTCAGTTCGGCCACATGCTTGTTCTTGATCTTGCCGAACACCACGCGCTTGGCCATCCACAGCGAGTACGCCGCGCCCCAGATCAGTGCCGTTGCAGCCAGCAGACCGATCCAGAAGTTGTATTGCACCGCGCCCAGGATCACCATGAACTCGCCGACGAAACCGGACGTGGCTGGCAAGCCGCAGTTGGCCATCGAGAACAGCACGAAGAAGGCGGCAAATTTCGGCATGCGGTTCACGACGCCGCCGTAGTCGGCGATGTTGCGGGTATGCATGCGGTCATACAGCAC
Above is a genomic segment from Janthinobacterium sp. 64 containing:
- the ispF gene encoding 2-C-methyl-D-erythritol 2,4-cyclodiphosphate synthase, producing MHTTTPDLPFRIGQGYDCHALVEHRDLIIGGVNIPHHLGLLGHSDADVLLHAITDAIFGAAALGDIGRHFPDTDAQFKGADSRTLLREAVRRVQATGYIIGNIDATIIAQRPKMAPHIAAMCANVADDLGVSVGQVNIKAKTNEKLGYLGREEGIAAEAVALLLRA
- the ispD gene encoding 2-C-methyl-D-erythritol 4-phosphate cytidylyltransferase; protein product: MTAAPNTVRYFALIPAAGVGARMEAGSPKQYLPIAGKPMLRHAVDAFLASPLIAHTYIVVSAEDGQIDGAVPQGNNSGVTVLRCGGATRMETTLNGLQALHGSIAAHDQVLVHDAARPGLTPALIAKLITEVAEHPAGGLLALPVVDTVKRAGPDSLSAQTVPRDGLWLAQTPQMFSYALLQRALSQAPDPQAITDDASAVEALGLAPRLVEGHPRNLKVTLPRDIHTAELYLANP
- a CDS encoding NUDIX domain-containing protein, with the translated sequence MDTNLTETKVDGELVYQGGFLRVQRDRVTLPDGKITAREFILHPGAVVILPLLDDGTVLMERQYRYPLDRVFIEFPAGKIDAGESHLACAQRELLEETGYTASDWQFVSTIHNAIAYSDEHLELFLARGLVAGERRLDEGEFLETFTATVPQLLDWVKDGTITDVKTVIGIFWLDKITSGAWQAA
- a CDS encoding DUF2818 family protein, with product MDVTASSWLVIALGILGANLPFLNEKLFAAVPLKKAAQAEQGWRKPLALRLLEMVILYFIVGAVAFALEARIGNGFPQTWEFYAITGCLFLVLAFPGFVTRYLRKRR
- the nuoN gene encoding NADH-quinone oxidoreductase subunit NuoN, with product MTNAPNLVPLYAEIFLLIATSALLLIDMFLPAAKRSITYALSLLTLAGCALLTVGDFNAGTTVYTFHNMFVSDPMSQLLKLFSYGAVALTLIYSRAYATDRNMLSGNLGGEFYVLALFALLGQMIMISANNFLIIYLGLELMSLSLYALIALRRDNAKATEAAMKYFILGALASGFMLYGISMLYGASGTLDLGELRVALENSKTNGTIMVFGLVFLVAGLAFKLGVVPFHMWVPDVYQGSPTAVTLLLGGAPKLAAFAITLRLLGEGLLPMAHDWQQMLLVLAVMSLAIGNFTAIAQTNLKRMLAYSTIAQMGFVLLGLLSGTVDAPNNTLNAAGAATAYGASMYYVITYVFTTLGTFGVIMLLARNGFEAEELADFKGLGKRSPIFALVMTLFMFSLAGVPPLMGFMAKYSVLASVLATGQLWLTIAAVLFSLIGAFYYLRVVKMMWFDEPLDSNALVVHGDMRVVLALNGVLVLALGVMPEGILAACASAITKTLAS